The Stigmatella aurantiaca DW4/3-1 genome contains the following window.
GTGGAGATCGTGCCCTCAGAAGTCGGTCCACTATCCGAACGTCGTCCTCCAGGCGGCCCAGTGGGATGGACAGGCGTGGGTGAACACCGACTCGGTCGCTTCGAAGCCGCGCCTGAAATGGAATGCGAATGACCAGCCGGTGCTCACCTGGGACGAGACGGTGGGAAGCACCACGCGCCGCATCAAG
Protein-coding sequences here:
- a CDS encoding DUF2379 family protein, with the protein product MSRCQEAGDLDGARQQMRDVLAVEIVPSEVGPLSERRPPGGPVGWTGVGEHRLGRFEAAPEMECE